In Synechococcus sp. PCC 6312, one genomic interval encodes:
- a CDS encoding Coq4 family protein yields MLEVNAQMHEDLMKAAVGVFQLTQDSTNLKSVFDINDAMRNTEAMQACIQYLQSIPTVAELITERYVAPSLDLEALLKLPTESLGFQYANMLTQGGFKADFFPQVPTDDVLDYIRLRVRQTHDIWHVVTGFGTDEAGEIAIQAFGLAQMHYPSAVLIIVSGIMAAIKHPDQLNMTIEKVYQGYQLGQNAGPFLGQKWELAWEKPVTDWRAELKVAPIGS; encoded by the coding sequence ATGCTTGAAGTTAACGCTCAGATGCACGAAGACTTGATGAAGGCGGCGGTGGGTGTGTTTCAGCTAACCCAAGACTCAACCAACCTCAAATCAGTCTTTGATATTAATGATGCCATGCGGAATACGGAAGCCATGCAGGCCTGTATCCAATACCTACAATCTATCCCAACGGTTGCTGAGTTAATCACGGAACGCTACGTTGCCCCTAGCCTTGACCTCGAGGCTCTTTTGAAGTTACCCACAGAGTCACTGGGCTTTCAATATGCCAATATGCTGACCCAAGGGGGATTCAAAGCGGATTTCTTCCCGCAGGTTCCCACGGATGATGTGCTGGATTACATTCGCTTACGAGTCCGGCAAACCCATGACATTTGGCACGTGGTGACGGGTTTTGGCACAGATGAGGCCGGGGAGATTGCCATTCAAGCCTTTGGCCTGGCCCAGATGCATTATCCCAGTGCCGTTTTGATTATTGTGTCAGGCATCATGGCCGCCATTAAGCACCCAGATCAGTTGAACATGACTATCGAAAAGGTTTATCAGGGGTATCAACTGGGACAGAATGCCGGGCCATTTTTGGGGCAAAAGTGGGAGTTGGCCTGGGAAAAACCGGTTACTGACTGGCGGGCAGAATTAAAAGTCGCTCCAATCGGCAGTTAG
- a CDS encoding cryptochrome/photolyase family protein, which produces MIILLGNMLFPSHQDLPCDRHLIFMAEDFRFCTAVPYHKHKLMLYLAAMRHQRQVLEAEGRRVLYWELDSDNQHLTYEDKLLQALHQTQDQEIHTYEIEDRSFSQRLVQFCQAQAIRLIIYPTPMFLTSRAEFQGIGQGRKRLFMADFYKKQRQRLGILLNQAGQPEGGQWSFDQDNRRRLPRDVIVPDVKFPAWTETVKTVAQLVDHLFPTHPGRTEDFWLPVTHSAAQAWLLEFLTARLPQFGPYEDALPSRSPFVFHSVLSPLLNLGLLTPQQVLTTTLDFIAGHPVPLNSLEGFIRQIIGWREYVRGAYWTLGEHQETSNFFGHQRQLSQAWQTGTTGLVPVDRVIEGLKLRGYAHHIERLMVISNAMLLCEIAPNAVFTWFMAWFVDSAAWVMGPNVYGMGQFADGGLMMTKPYISGSNYLRKMGDYPSGAWQEVWDGLYWRFVDAKRDYLAQNPRLLPMLRTFDRLELTRKQRILGLAEQAIANLTV; this is translated from the coding sequence ATGATCATTCTGCTCGGTAATATGCTGTTTCCCAGTCATCAAGACTTACCCTGTGACAGACATTTGATCTTTATGGCGGAGGACTTTCGGTTCTGCACTGCTGTTCCCTATCACAAGCATAAATTAATGCTCTACCTGGCAGCGATGCGGCATCAACGTCAGGTCTTAGAGGCAGAGGGACGGCGAGTGCTCTATTGGGAGTTGGATTCCGACAATCAGCATTTGACCTATGAAGATAAGCTCTTACAGGCCCTCCACCAGACTCAAGATCAGGAGATCCACACCTACGAAATTGAGGATCGCAGCTTTAGTCAACGGCTTGTCCAGTTCTGCCAGGCCCAGGCCATTCGGTTGATCATTTATCCCACACCGATGTTTTTGACCAGTCGAGCAGAATTTCAAGGAATCGGCCAGGGGCGCAAACGGCTGTTTATGGCTGATTTTTATAAAAAGCAACGGCAGCGGCTAGGGATATTACTCAATCAAGCAGGTCAACCCGAGGGGGGACAGTGGAGTTTTGATCAGGATAATCGGCGGCGGCTACCCAGGGATGTGATTGTGCCAGATGTGAAGTTCCCGGCCTGGACTGAGACTGTCAAGACGGTCGCGCAATTAGTAGATCACCTGTTTCCAACGCACCCCGGCCGGACTGAGGATTTTTGGTTACCCGTCACCCATAGTGCAGCCCAGGCCTGGTTGCTAGAGTTTTTAACTGCCCGTTTGCCCCAGTTTGGCCCCTACGAAGATGCCTTACCCAGCCGCAGCCCCTTTGTGTTTCATTCTGTCCTCTCTCCCCTGCTGAATCTTGGTTTACTGACTCCCCAACAGGTCTTAACCACAACTCTAGACTTTATCGCTGGGCATCCTGTCCCCTTAAATTCCCTCGAAGGCTTTATTCGACAAATCATTGGCTGGCGGGAATATGTGCGGGGGGCCTATTGGACATTGGGAGAACACCAAGAAACCAGCAACTTTTTTGGGCATCAGCGGCAATTGAGCCAGGCCTGGCAAACCGGAACAACAGGCTTAGTCCCAGTGGATCGGGTCATTGAAGGCTTAAAACTGCGGGGCTATGCCCATCATATTGAGCGGCTGATGGTGATTAGTAATGCGATGTTGCTTTGCGAAATTGCTCCCAACGCGGTGTTTACCTGGTTTATGGCCTGGTTTGTGGATTCGGCGGCCTGGGTGATGGGGCCAAATGTCTACGGGATGGGGCAGTTTGCCGATGGGGGGCTGATGATGACCAAACCCTACATTTCTGGCTCGAATTATTTACGCAAAATGGGGGACTATCCCAGTGGGGCCTGGCAAGAGGTTTGGGATGGGCTGTATTGGCGATTTGTGGACGCTAAACGGGATTACTTGGCCCAGAACCCACGCCTGTTACCCATGCTGCGAACCTTTGACCGCTTGGAACTCACCCGCAAACAACGGATTTTGGGATTAGCAGAGCAGGCCATTGCGAATCTGACGGTTTAA
- a CDS encoding glycosyltransferase family A protein — MSPIISCIIPTFNSGSYLDEAIESILNQTWRPLEIIIADDGSTDNTQEIALSYSASISFYSQPTSGPAATRNLGLSHAQGEFIAFLDADDLWHPEKLTRQMTAFCDDTDLSLCITYVERFWPESLNREKIYFTNHSRSQPIPGYATPSLLAKRTAFELIGNFDTNLWFTDATEWFIRGRVAGLKLAILTDVLTYHRMHEKNLTRRRSLESKQEFLKVVKLNLDNKRKI, encoded by the coding sequence ATGAGTCCAATAATTAGCTGTATTATTCCTACGTTTAATTCCGGCAGCTATCTAGATGAAGCGATTGAAAGTATCCTCAATCAGACCTGGCGACCACTAGAAATTATTATCGCTGATGATGGCTCTACGGATAATACTCAGGAAATTGCTCTTAGTTACTCTGCGTCCATCAGCTTTTACTCACAACCTACCTCTGGACCGGCTGCTACTCGCAATTTAGGACTCAGCCATGCCCAGGGTGAATTTATCGCTTTTTTAGATGCCGATGACTTATGGCACCCTGAAAAACTAACTCGGCAGATGACTGCATTTTGTGATGACACAGACCTAAGTCTTTGTATTACCTATGTTGAGCGATTTTGGCCAGAGTCTTTAAATCGTGAGAAGATTTATTTTACTAATCATTCACGCTCACAACCCATTCCCGGTTATGCAACTCCAAGTCTCTTGGCTAAACGCACAGCCTTTGAATTGATTGGTAACTTTGATACTAACTTATGGTTTACTGATGCAACTGAGTGGTTTATCCGGGGCAGAGTAGCTGGATTAAAGCTTGCTATTTTAACTGATGTCCTCACATATCATCGAATGCATGAGAAAAATTTAACCAGGCGACGTTCATTAGAGAGTAAACAGGAGTTTCTCAAAGTTGTTAAACTAAATTTAGACAATAAGAGAAAAATATGA
- a CDS encoding low molecular weight protein-tyrosine-phosphatase, translating into MTKKLLFVCLGNICRSPAAEGIMKHLVQEAGLGQEIFCDSAGTSNYHIGELPDSRMIMMARQRGIHLESQARQLHPEDLEKFDLILAMDKDNLADIRRLDPHQKYQDKIKLMCDYCQTSDLQEVPDPYYGGKHGFELVLDLLTDACQGLLNSLTPKIITPLPPS; encoded by the coding sequence ATGACGAAAAAACTTCTCTTTGTCTGTCTGGGTAATATTTGTCGCTCCCCGGCTGCAGAAGGCATCATGAAGCATTTAGTCCAGGAGGCAGGCTTAGGTCAGGAGATTTTTTGCGACTCTGCGGGTACCAGTAATTACCACATTGGCGAACTCCCCGACTCCCGGATGATTATGATGGCTAGACAAAGGGGAATTCATCTGGAGAGCCAGGCCAGGCAGCTGCACCCGGAAGATTTAGAGAAATTTGATTTGATTTTGGCAATGGATAAAGATAACCTTGCGGATATTCGGCGTCTTGATCCTCATCAAAAATATCAAGACAAAATTAAATTGATGTGTGACTATTGCCAAACCTCGGATCTTCAGGAGGTTCCTGACCCCTACTATGGCGGTAAGCATGGCTTTGAATTGGTGTTGGATTTACTAACGGATGCCTGCCAGGGCTTACTCAATTCCCTCACTCCTAAGATAATCACTCCTCTGCCTCCAAGTTAA
- a CDS encoding ATP-binding cassette domain-containing protein, with amino-acid sequence MTIIQCQALSKIYTVSDKASGLKGTLAHFWRRKYRQIPAVQDVSFEIRPGEVVGFLGPNGAGKTTTLKMLTGLIHPTSGHLSVAGQVPYQRRPSFLKQITLVMGQKQQLIWDLPAWDSLRINAAVYELSERECQQRVGELAEMLDLGDKLRQPVRKLSLGERMKAELLAALLHHPQILFLDEPTLGLDVNAQMSVRAFLKTYNEHFQATILLTSHYMADITALCERVLLIHQGELIYDGQLDDLLDKFSPYRQVKLELNQSVPASELEQFGDIEAVQERDVRLIVRREHLTETVSKILAQLDVCDLTITDPPIEEVIGRVFLSLDQTHAASQSPT; translated from the coding sequence GTGACCATTATTCAATGTCAGGCCTTGTCTAAAATCTATACCGTCTCGGATAAAGCATCGGGTCTGAAGGGGACTCTGGCCCATTTTTGGCGGCGCAAATATCGGCAAATTCCGGCGGTTCAAGATGTCAGTTTTGAGATCAGGCCTGGGGAAGTGGTGGGATTTTTGGGTCCCAATGGGGCTGGTAAAACCACGACCTTGAAGATGCTCACCGGCCTCATTCATCCCACCTCTGGACATTTAAGTGTGGCGGGGCAAGTTCCCTATCAACGGCGACCCAGTTTTCTCAAGCAAATTACTTTGGTCATGGGGCAAAAGCAGCAGTTAATTTGGGATCTCCCGGCCTGGGACTCATTGCGAATCAATGCCGCGGTCTATGAATTGTCAGAACGAGAATGCCAGCAACGGGTCGGTGAATTGGCGGAAATGCTCGATTTGGGAGATAAACTCCGGCAGCCGGTGCGGAAGCTATCCTTAGGGGAACGGATGAAGGCTGAACTCTTGGCCGCCTTGCTACATCACCCGCAAATCTTATTTTTAGATGAGCCAACCCTGGGCCTGGATGTGAATGCTCAAATGAGTGTGCGCGCCTTCCTAAAAACCTATAACGAACATTTTCAGGCCACGATCCTCCTCACCAGTCACTACATGGCAGACATCACGGCTCTCTGTGAACGAGTCTTGCTGATCCATCAGGGTGAGTTAATTTATGATGGGCAATTGGATGACCTTTTAGATAAATTTTCCCCCTATCGCCAAGTCAAACTGGAACTCAATCAATCTGTCCCAGCCAGTGAATTAGAACAATTTGGGGATATTGAAGCGGTTCAGGAACGGGATGTTCGCTTAATTGTCCGCCGAGAACACCTCACCGAAACCGTCAGTAAAATTTTGGCTCAACTGGATGTTTGTGACCTGACCATTACGGATCCACCCATTGAAGAGGTGATTGGGCGGGTATTTTTAAGCCTGGATCAAACCCATGCAGCTTCTCAGTCACCTACTTGA
- a CDS encoding APC family permease — MTAEQTTHLKRSLGFTGILAQSLAGMAPTATPTVNVGIIVLAAGSGTWLTYVVATVAALIIAHNLNIFSRTTASAGALGDYVGLGLGKRGQLITAWALLLAYVTTAMGLITACVTYLDSLCQRLQLGMHPGVLAMGVSSLASVFVLREIRLSTRIMLILEALSVLLVLVFCVLILFHDSLRDDLSQLTLRGVTTDGFNQGLIIAMLSFAGFEAATTLGEEAERPLATIPKTLVATPIFAGIFFVFSAYVLVLGFNSFDVDVAKSATPLETLATAMGRDGLGFLIGIGATASLFGCTLATMVGASRLIFAMSRLGQLPQFFSITARPSSQPHRATLMTCIPVSIVGVLSILTFKPSLDLFAWFGTCGTFGFLIAYGLTCMAAPVFLQQVQRLRPQELALGALGFLITGYILIGSVIPFPPYPMNLAPVAFFIAIILGVGYSLRRGD, encoded by the coding sequence ATGACTGCTGAACAGACCACTCACCTGAAACGTTCCCTGGGGTTTACGGGAATTTTGGCCCAATCCCTGGCAGGTATGGCTCCCACGGCAACGCCAACGGTTAATGTGGGCATTATTGTCTTGGCGGCTGGGAGCGGGACTTGGTTAACCTATGTCGTGGCAACGGTTGCAGCTCTGATTATTGCCCATAACTTGAATATTTTTAGTCGCACCACCGCCTCAGCCGGAGCTTTGGGGGATTATGTTGGCTTGGGCCTGGGTAAACGGGGGCAACTGATCACAGCCTGGGCATTACTCTTAGCCTATGTAACAACGGCGATGGGCTTAATTACGGCCTGTGTGACCTACTTGGATAGTTTGTGCCAGAGGTTACAGTTAGGGATGCATCCAGGCGTTTTAGCGATGGGTGTGAGCAGCCTTGCCAGTGTCTTTGTCTTGCGGGAAATTCGGCTTTCAACCCGGATCATGTTGATTTTAGAAGCCCTTTCCGTCCTGTTAGTGCTGGTATTTTGTGTTTTGATCTTGTTCCATGACAGCTTGCGAGATGATTTGTCCCAACTGACCCTGAGGGGGGTGACGACTGATGGCTTTAACCAAGGATTGATCATTGCCATGCTCAGTTTTGCCGGTTTTGAGGCGGCCACCACCTTGGGAGAAGAAGCGGAACGTCCCCTAGCTACAATTCCCAAAACCTTAGTCGCTACGCCCATTTTTGCCGGGATTTTCTTTGTGTTTTCCGCCTACGTTTTAGTGCTGGGTTTTAATAGCTTTGATGTGGATGTGGCCAAGAGTGCTACGCCCTTAGAAACCTTGGCGACGGCAATGGGGCGGGATGGGTTAGGTTTTTTGATTGGGATTGGGGCAACGGCTAGTTTATTTGGTTGTACCCTAGCAACGATGGTGGGGGCGAGTCGGTTAATTTTTGCGATGTCACGCTTAGGGCAACTGCCTCAGTTTTTCAGTATTACTGCGCGACCCTCCAGCCAACCCCACCGGGCTACCCTGATGACCTGCATTCCGGTGAGTATTGTTGGTGTTCTGAGTATTCTGACTTTCAAGCCTTCGTTGGATTTATTTGCTTGGTTTGGCACCTGTGGCACCTTTGGTTTTTTAATTGCCTATGGCCTGACCTGTATGGCGGCACCCGTTTTTTTACAGCAGGTTCAGCGATTACGGCCCCAGGAACTGGCTTTAGGAGCATTGGGGTTTCTCATCACTGGCTATATTTTGATTGGGTCGGTGATCCCATTCCCTCCCTATCCCATGAATTTAGCTCCAGTTGCGTTTTTCATCGCTATTATCTTGGGTGTGGGTTATTCGCTGCGTCGGGGGGACTAA
- a CDS encoding nucleotidyltransferase family protein, with protein sequence MKPIAKLTGILNVILPNSDHTLFLQTCLLTGDGGEKAWQAWKQKNQNPLIAIKKQSQPYKRHLPLLYYGLIRNKIKISNTLQTVLRTAVMREQLRNKTYERICYQTLDVLHKANIRPFLLKGSVTASIAYPHPSLRHCHDIDLFIQPMEYKQAIVAFKKAKLRLISSDVQQLDIELKHPSGLPVFIHRNLFANAVYNKVQDKMLVGSKPLLIMKKEVNSLNFTDLLLHICGHAATSSSCQALTWVYDAYFLLQQFPQIDWQNLLDNARSARFSLPLWVMLQYLQQSFQAPIPEAFLFALVEQVSSPREEILILLKHSTGRHKSLRYLLKSTQNPYEKFWLTKELGAMVLARKIKHLIK encoded by the coding sequence ATGAAGCCTATTGCAAAACTTACTGGTATTTTAAATGTTATTTTGCCAAATTCAGACCATACTCTCTTCTTGCAAACATGTTTACTAACAGGAGATGGTGGAGAAAAAGCATGGCAGGCCTGGAAACAGAAAAACCAGAATCCACTCATAGCAATCAAAAAGCAATCACAGCCCTACAAAAGGCATTTGCCATTACTCTATTATGGGTTAATAAGAAATAAGATTAAAATCTCTAATACACTACAAACTGTCTTGCGTACAGCAGTAATGCGTGAACAGCTAAGAAATAAAACCTATGAAAGAATTTGCTATCAAACCTTAGATGTTTTGCACAAAGCAAATATACGACCATTCTTATTAAAGGGTTCTGTAACTGCATCAATTGCATATCCACATCCAAGCCTAAGGCACTGTCATGATATTGATTTATTCATTCAACCTATGGAATATAAACAGGCAATTGTTGCTTTTAAAAAAGCTAAATTAAGGTTGATTAGTTCAGATGTTCAACAGCTTGATATTGAGTTAAAACATCCATCGGGTCTTCCGGTCTTTATTCATCGTAACCTATTTGCTAATGCAGTCTATAACAAGGTACAAGATAAAATGTTAGTGGGTAGTAAACCTCTATTGATCATGAAAAAAGAAGTTAATAGTCTTAATTTTACAGATTTGTTACTACATATATGCGGGCACGCAGCTACTTCATCTAGTTGTCAAGCCCTAACATGGGTTTATGATGCATACTTTTTACTTCAGCAATTTCCTCAAATTGATTGGCAAAATTTACTGGATAATGCTAGGTCTGCCAGGTTCTCACTCCCGCTTTGGGTAATGTTGCAATATTTACAACAGTCTTTCCAGGCCCCGATTCCTGAAGCATTTTTATTTGCATTAGTAGAGCAAGTTTCATCCCCAAGAGAAGAGATATTAATTTTATTGAAGCACTCTACCGGACGACATAAGAGCTTAAGATATTTATTAAAATCTACTCAAAATCCTTATGAAAAATTCTGGCTGACTAAAGAACTTGGAGCAATGGTCTTAGCAAGAAAAATTAAGCATCTAATAAAATAA
- a CDS encoding LysR family transcriptional regulator: MKQATLHQLKVFEVTARHGSFTRAAEELFLTQPTVSIQMKQLTRAVGLTLFEQVGKRLYLTEAGKELLATCQDIFERLDRFDMAIANLKGLKQGHLRLSVITTAKYVIPRLLGPFCHRYPGVDVSLIVTNHEQVVERLRDNLDDLYIPSHTPEHTEVEQHNFLDNPLVVLAPSSHRLAGRKNIPIQELNGEAFIMREVGSGTRQAIERLFAEHGIEIQVRLELGSSEAIKQAIAGGLGISVMSRHCLALDGDSGQFTILDVEHFPIQRHWQVVYPAGKQLSVVAQAFFDYMIQEGRTVIEDNLDRHAPPHHPPAVDVYATVPA; encoded by the coding sequence GTGAAGCAAGCCACCCTGCACCAACTGAAAGTTTTTGAAGTTACCGCCCGTCATGGCAGTTTTACCCGAGCTGCAGAAGAACTTTTTTTAACCCAGCCGACTGTATCCATCCAGATGAAACAACTCACGCGAGCGGTGGGGTTGACCCTGTTTGAGCAAGTGGGTAAACGACTTTATTTGACCGAAGCCGGTAAAGAACTTCTTGCCACTTGTCAGGATATTTTTGAACGGCTGGATCGCTTTGACATGGCCATCGCAAATCTGAAAGGTCTCAAGCAAGGGCATCTGCGTCTGTCTGTGATCACCACTGCCAAATATGTGATTCCCCGACTGTTAGGCCCCTTCTGTCATCGCTATCCGGGCGTTGATGTTTCCCTGATTGTCACCAACCATGAGCAAGTGGTGGAACGTCTCCGGGATAATCTGGATGATCTTTACATTCCCAGCCATACCCCGGAACATACGGAAGTCGAGCAGCATAACTTTTTGGATAATCCCCTCGTTGTCTTGGCTCCCAGTTCCCATCGCTTGGCCGGACGGAAAAATATCCCGATCCAAGAACTCAACGGTGAGGCTTTTATCATGCGGGAGGTGGGGTCAGGAACGCGCCAGGCCATTGAGCGGTTATTTGCCGAGCATGGGATTGAAATTCAAGTCCGTCTGGAGTTGGGCAGTAGTGAAGCCATTAAACAAGCCATCGCGGGAGGCCTGGGAATTTCGGTGATGTCCCGTCACTGCTTGGCCTTGGATGGCGACTCTGGACAATTTACAATCCTAGATGTGGAGCATTTCCCGATTCAACGCCATTGGCAAGTGGTGTATCCCGCTGGAAAACAGCTATCTGTGGTGGCCCAGGCCTTTTTTGACTACATGATCCAAGAAGGGCGGACTGTGATTGAGGACAACTTAGATCGCCATGCACCCCCCCATCACCCCCCCGCTGTAGATGTCTATGCCACTGTTCCCGCCTGA
- a CDS encoding Holliday junction resolvase-like protein, which translates to MAWVIVFAIGVLFGAGLTWSILQKSQRQAQRREVLALQQTHQAELTDLIQTHEAILAELKLHHKQDIDQAKQKSLDASRSVIKGQIAEQIAPYLPNFKYLPSDARFIGDPIDYLVINGYTNLKDGQGSPEELEVVLVDIKSGKAKLSDRQVAIENSVRAGRVRFETIRINLDQQKAEKPPAETQMMELPTALPDPLGDALDNSLEGGLDPGQPGGSSFQRSQQIAKIRQQYARAYEPWEAQEDFQLGQRFQQGQSIQQLATQFQRQPSAIQSRLRKLKLLSSDD; encoded by the coding sequence ATGGCCTGGGTGATTGTTTTTGCCATTGGAGTTCTGTTTGGGGCCGGATTGACCTGGAGTATTTTGCAGAAAAGCCAACGCCAGGCCCAGCGTCGGGAAGTTTTAGCCCTCCAACAAACCCATCAGGCCGAGTTAACGGACTTAATCCAAACCCATGAAGCCATCCTGGCCGAGCTAAAACTTCACCACAAGCAGGATATTGACCAGGCCAAGCAAAAAAGCCTTGATGCCAGCCGCAGTGTGATCAAAGGTCAGATTGCCGAGCAAATAGCCCCGTATCTCCCCAATTTCAAATATTTACCCTCCGATGCCCGCTTTATTGGCGACCCCATTGATTATTTAGTGATTAATGGTTATACCAATCTCAAAGATGGACAGGGTTCACCGGAGGAGTTAGAAGTTGTGTTAGTGGACATTAAGTCGGGAAAGGCAAAATTATCAGATCGGCAAGTGGCCATTGAAAACAGCGTCCGGGCGGGGCGGGTTCGCTTTGAAACCATTCGGATTAACTTAGATCAACAAAAGGCAGAAAAGCCCCCAGCAGAAACCCAGATGATGGAATTGCCCACCGCCTTACCGGATCCCTTAGGGGATGCACTGGACAACTCCCTAGAAGGGGGCTTAGACCCAGGCCAACCGGGGGGTTCCTCTTTTCAACGCTCCCAACAGATTGCCAAAATTCGCCAACAGTATGCCCGGGCCTATGAGCCTTGGGAAGCCCAGGAAGATTTCCAACTGGGTCAACGCTTTCAACAGGGCCAATCTATTCAACAACTGGCAACTCAATTTCAACGTCAACCCAGTGCAATTCAGTCCCGCTTACGGAAGCTTAAATTACTATCCTCAGATGACTAA
- a CDS encoding metal-sensing transcriptional repressor, whose translation MTAPSHSHADLPVPHAADHVHSPESRKAILNRLARLEGHIRGIKNMVIEERACPDVLIQIAAVRGALDRVARLILDEHLTQCVARAAEQGRIETEIAELKAALDRFLG comes from the coding sequence GTGACTGCCCCCTCCCATTCCCATGCTGATCTCCCTGTCCCTCATGCTGCGGATCACGTTCATTCCCCAGAATCTCGGAAGGCGATTTTGAATCGGTTGGCGCGGCTAGAGGGTCACATTCGCGGGATTAAGAATATGGTGATTGAGGAGCGGGCCTGCCCCGATGTCCTGATTCAAATTGCGGCCGTTCGAGGGGCGTTAGACCGTGTAGCCCGGCTCATTTTGGATGAACATCTGACTCAATGTGTGGCGCGGGCCGCAGAACAGGGACGGATTGAAACTGAGATTGCTGAACTCAAAGCGGCCTTAGATCGATTTCTGGGCTAA
- a CDS encoding HpsJ family protein, with amino-acid sequence MTVPKTPPAQRPVPLAAQFLKLVGVLLILSFFGDWIVLLIAPQFQNVQWQINLLTQFVDRGITPLIAFVLIYVGFWIQGVAGANKETEAGAPAWKDWRFWVFVVSSLLGLLFLLTIPLLVATTGQLTDQALTQLKQQAAQSEINIDREEKQLKALASSGQIPEILKNDQLPAEQRALLQQLQQDPQAIEKQYGQVREQIRSKQKEASDQIQTEALVNRIRYGLRAFLLAIGFITIGWSGLRESR; translated from the coding sequence ATGACTGTGCCGAAAACTCCTCCTGCTCAACGTCCTGTTCCCTTGGCGGCCCAATTTCTGAAGCTGGTGGGGGTTTTGCTCATCCTCAGTTTCTTTGGGGACTGGATTGTGCTGTTAATTGCGCCCCAGTTTCAAAATGTGCAATGGCAAATTAATCTATTGACCCAATTTGTGGATCGGGGTATTACGCCCTTGATTGCCTTTGTGCTGATCTATGTTGGGTTTTGGATTCAAGGAGTTGCCGGGGCCAATAAGGAGACGGAAGCGGGCGCGCCGGCCTGGAAAGATTGGCGATTTTGGGTCTTTGTGGTGTCCAGCTTGCTGGGTCTCCTCTTTTTGTTAACTATCCCGCTGCTAGTAGCCACCACTGGCCAATTGACCGACCAGGCCCTGACCCAACTCAAACAACAGGCGGCCCAAAGCGAAATTAATATTGATCGAGAAGAAAAACAACTGAAAGCCCTTGCCAGCAGCGGCCAGATTCCTGAAATCCTCAAAAATGATCAACTCCCGGCCGAACAACGGGCCTTACTCCAACAACTCCAGCAGGATCCCCAGGCCATAGAGAAGCAATATGGGCAAGTCCGAGAACAAATTCGCAGCAAGCAAAAAGAAGCTAGCGACCAAATTCAAACGGAGGCCTTGGTAAACCGAATTCGCTATGGCCTGCGAGCGTTTCTTTTGGCTATTGGCTTTATCACCATCGGCTGGAGTGGGTTACGGGAATCTCGCTAG